A region of Nitrospirota bacterium DNA encodes the following proteins:
- a CDS encoding ribbon-helix-helix protein, CopG family — protein MENRQRVVMTISVPPDIARECKEIARAKGETMSKLFREMLLSYKQEKLKDEFYALQRYGARKAKALKFTEKDIEKMIFDNR, from the coding sequence ATGGAGAATAGGCAGCGGGTCGTAATGACCATATCCGTGCCACCCGATATCGCGCGGGAATGTAAAGAGATAGCCAGGGCTAAAGGTGAAACGATGAGTAAGCTTTTCAGGGAAATGCTTTTGTCCTATAAGCAGGAGAAGCTGAAAGACGAATTCTATGCCCTGCAGCGTTATGGTGCAAGAAAGGCGAAAGCCCTGAAGTTTACTGAGAAAGATATCGAAAAAATGATATTTGACAATCGCTGA
- a CDS encoding PAS domain S-box protein, protein MVRPDSSAPKPQLSDHWTLDLKRSSQLFLAIAICWTFIIAGLALWETRKARVFAMEMARIEAISTFHKDIAYRRWATKHGGVYVPLTPETQPNPYLAHIPERDITTQSGRKLTLMNPAYMTRQVHEMSKDQYGVRGHITSLKPLRPENAPDAWEAAALLRFESGAKEVSSLELLENDLYMRLMMPMVTEAGCLKCHGHQGYKVGDIRGGISISVPFRKYQDITRLYLSDVYRAFAVIWMIGLAGLWLGQKKIRHALLVRKKAADDLIESEERFHTVADFTSGWEYWINPQNQVVYMSPSCEKITGYAPSEFIADADLLDRIVASDHAAVYELHKHDRLGQRGSDDQEEMEFCIVTRKGDRRWIHHICRPIYSAKGDFRGVRVSNRDITERKNAADSIKTMVNEQKIILDNLGVGVLFLKDRKILWANRSLAKIFGYSVDEAIGRDTEIFYPDGKSYIETGEAGYAALSRGEVYTADLQMKKKNGTLIWCNIIGQAVNAVDLEQGAIWLIEDITDRKLLETELIKARNLESLGILAGGIAHDFNNLLQGLLGNIDMAKIHTPETSRAFPFLKNAELAYHAAVSLTNQLIAFAAGGTSARRTIQPAELIKESVLILMSGSNIRTVFDLPDDLFNLYVDTSQLRQAIGNITLNAQDAMPSGGVLIVSASNEILKSQDIPGLKPGTYIKISIKDQGCGIASELLPKIFDPYFSTKERGAQRGMGLGLTVSDAIVRKHNGLLKVESEVGKGSTFHIYLPAAVPTSEMSTIHRDAADKGLRVLIMDDEAAVYKIAVDYLTFIGYRAEVATNGDEAIRAYAAAQEAGDPYAVVILDLSIPEGMGGQEAFVRLRELDPKVKAIVSSGYANDPIMGDYSLYGYQGALAKPYRLETLKQMLERILSNP, encoded by the coding sequence ATGGTCAGGCCGGACAGTTCGGCTCCTAAGCCTCAACTATCAGACCATTGGACACTTGATCTGAAAAGATCTTCGCAGCTTTTCCTTGCCATAGCCATCTGCTGGACGTTCATCATTGCAGGTCTTGCTTTATGGGAAACCCGGAAGGCCAGGGTCTTTGCAATGGAAATGGCGAGGATCGAAGCCATTTCCACCTTTCATAAGGACATTGCGTACCGCAGATGGGCAACCAAACATGGCGGCGTCTATGTCCCGCTCACGCCTGAAACCCAGCCAAATCCCTATCTGGCTCATATTCCGGAGAGAGATATCACAACGCAGTCCGGCAGGAAACTTACCTTAATGAATCCGGCATATATGACCCGCCAGGTCCACGAAATGTCAAAGGATCAATACGGCGTTCGCGGCCACATCACCAGCCTGAAGCCGCTGCGGCCCGAGAATGCCCCTGATGCATGGGAAGCAGCGGCATTGCTCAGATTCGAATCTGGCGCCAAGGAAGTGTCGTCGCTCGAATTGTTAGAAAACGATCTCTACATGCGTTTGATGATGCCGATGGTCACCGAGGCCGGCTGCCTGAAGTGCCACGGGCACCAGGGGTACAAGGTGGGCGATATCAGAGGAGGGATCAGCATTTCTGTGCCATTCAGGAAATATCAGGACATCACCCGCCTGTATCTGTCTGATGTGTACAGGGCATTTGCCGTTATCTGGATGATCGGCCTTGCGGGTCTTTGGCTTGGACAGAAGAAGATCCGGCATGCATTGCTTGTAAGAAAAAAAGCCGCGGACGACCTGATCGAGAGCGAGGAGCGGTTCCATACGGTCGCCGACTTCACCAGTGGCTGGGAATACTGGATCAATCCGCAGAATCAGGTAGTCTACATGTCCCCCTCATGCGAAAAGATCACCGGATATGCTCCTTCTGAATTCATTGCTGACGCTGACCTGCTGGACCGGATCGTTGCTTCAGATCATGCGGCAGTCTATGAACTGCACAAGCACGATCGTCTCGGCCAACGAGGGAGTGATGATCAGGAGGAAATGGAATTTTGCATTGTCACCCGAAAAGGTGACCGTCGCTGGATACATCATATCTGCCGGCCCATCTACAGCGCAAAAGGGGATTTTCGCGGAGTCCGCGTCAGCAACCGCGACATCACCGAGCGTAAAAACGCTGCGGACAGCATTAAGACCATGGTTAATGAGCAGAAGATCATACTCGACAACCTCGGCGTGGGGGTATTATTTCTGAAAGACAGAAAGATCCTATGGGCGAACAGGAGTCTCGCGAAGATCTTTGGGTATTCTGTCGATGAAGCGATCGGCAGGGATACCGAGATATTTTATCCTGACGGGAAAAGTTATATCGAAACAGGGGAAGCAGGATACGCGGCGCTCTCCCGCGGCGAGGTCTACACTGCTGATCTGCAGATGAAAAAGAAGAACGGAACCCTCATCTGGTGTAATATCATCGGCCAGGCGGTGAATGCCGTTGATCTGGAACAAGGTGCAATATGGCTCATTGAAGACATTACTGACCGTAAGCTTCTTGAAACTGAGCTCATAAAGGCGAGGAATCTCGAATCGCTCGGCATTCTTGCGGGCGGCATTGCCCATGATTTCAATAACCTCCTGCAGGGGCTCCTCGGAAACATAGACATGGCGAAGATCCATACTCCCGAGACAAGCAGGGCCTTCCCGTTCCTTAAAAATGCCGAGTTGGCATACCACGCTGCGGTCAGCCTGACCAATCAGCTCATCGCGTTTGCTGCCGGGGGCACCTCAGCCAGACGCACCATACAGCCCGCTGAGCTTATCAAAGAATCAGTTCTGATCCTTATGAGCGGATCGAATATCAGAACGGTGTTCGATCTCCCAGATGATCTCTTCAACCTTTATGTGGACACTTCCCAGCTTCGTCAGGCGATAGGGAATATCACCCTCAATGCTCAGGATGCCATGCCCTCAGGTGGTGTGCTTATTGTCAGCGCCTCAAATGAAATACTCAAGTCCCAGGACATACCCGGATTAAAACCCGGAACGTATATAAAGATCTCGATAAAAGATCAGGGCTGCGGCATTGCCTCTGAGCTTCTGCCCAAGATCTTCGATCCCTATTTTTCAACTAAGGAGAGGGGGGCACAGAGAGGCATGGGACTCGGTCTGACGGTAAGTGATGCAATTGTCAGAAAGCATAATGGCTTATTAAAGGTGGAGTCAGAGGTCGGCAAAGGCTCCACATTCCATATCTATCTGCCGGCTGCTGTCCCGACATCAGAGATGTCGACAATCCACAGGGATGCTGCTGATAAGGGTCTCAGGGTCCTGATCATGGATGATGAAGCTGCTGTATATAAGATCGCGGTAGATTACCTTACCTTTATCGGGTACCGCGCCGAAGTCGCAACAAACGGGGACGAGGCGATAAGGGCTTATGCAGCGGCGCAGGAAGCCGGAGACCCTTATGCTGTCGTGATCCTCGATCTTTCGATACCAGAGGGTATGGGCGGGCAGGAAGCATTTGTTCGGCTCAGGGAACTCGATCCGAAGGTGAAAGCGATCGTATCAAGCGGCTATGCCAATGACCCCATTATGGGGGATTATTCTTTATACGGTTACCAAGGCGCCCTCGCAAAACCGTATCGTCTTGAAACGCTGAAGCAGATGCTCGAAAGGATACTGAGTAACCCGTGA
- a CDS encoding GAF domain-containing protein has product MSNTVSFSDEHHDPLPIPRLFPFTIILVALLFIGTIGFSAYLGNHAMKVVSPQMAAVHEMRTEIALAHLWSEEVIMADPNVSEGDVWGHYDRAQWYVDAMLKGGAGYEGELIPVRDAKLRAMLTQAAEKISHCREITKKRLTTKGISSVGSQIDQEYDLVFDDLMAFIHDIEMRFLKVQADGSAIFRKTQIGLLLGCLLLSGGAGIMYFRHNRSRSALLARIAEQNRQLHATNQQLNATEQQLRASNQQLLAGEQQMRSSNQQLLAGEQQLRAANQQLMASEQALRESESRYRSLFSGMSEGVALHRLVYDGQGAVADYEILAVNPQYETILGMHEEQVKGKLATAAYGTDTAPYLAEFSRVAESGIPSRFETYFPPMNKHFDISVAPLEKNGFATIFTDITERKRDEEKIRMNEARLAILWELSQYRAENMQNLLDYALEKAIQLTGSAIGYIYHYSEQKKEFILNSWSKEVMKECLITQPETIYQLEKTGIWGEAVRQGRPIILNDFQAPHPLKKGYPEGHSHLSNFMTVPLYSGKRIIAVVGLANKKTDYDEGDVLQTTLLMDSVWKIIDRQQAEDEIEQLETQTQKLESLGLLAGGIAHDFNNLLTAIMGNISLAMMHMPAAGRAKDMLHEAEKASERARDLTLQLLTFAKGGAPIKETSSIAGIIKDSAGFALRGSNIAFDLVVSEGLWHVDVDAGQMSQVFHNLVINASHAMPDGGTISVYCENLDLQNACDVPVLTPGRYVKISVKDQGIGISGEYLTRIFDPYFTTKQKGSGLGLATVYSIVRKHDGHITVESELGTGSTFHIYLPASAKEAGQKVAPEPVFAHEGSGRILIMDDEETVRNIAGEILKTFGYEVEFARDGAEALFAYRRAASGGQPFDLVIMDLTVPGGMGGSELMKRLLEIDPHVKAIVSSGYSNDPVMAEYQKFGFKGIVAKPYTVLSLAETVKNVLQSS; this is encoded by the coding sequence GTGAGCAATACGGTTTCTTTTTCAGACGAGCATCATGACCCACTGCCGATCCCTCGCCTGTTTCCTTTTACCATTATATTAGTCGCACTCCTGTTTATCGGAACTATCGGTTTTTCAGCATATCTTGGCAACCACGCTATGAAGGTTGTTTCACCCCAGATGGCTGCTGTGCATGAGATGAGGACAGAGATCGCCCTGGCCCATCTCTGGTCAGAAGAGGTTATTATGGCCGATCCGAACGTCAGTGAAGGTGATGTCTGGGGCCATTATGACCGTGCTCAGTGGTATGTGGATGCCATGCTCAAGGGAGGGGCTGGATACGAGGGGGAACTTATACCCGTTCGTGACGCGAAACTGAGGGCCATGCTGACTCAGGCTGCGGAAAAGATATCTCATTGCAGGGAGATAACCAAAAAAAGACTGACAACAAAAGGCATATCAAGTGTCGGTTCTCAGATAGATCAGGAATATGACCTTGTATTTGACGATCTGATGGCGTTTATCCACGACATAGAGATGCGATTCCTGAAGGTGCAGGCGGACGGATCCGCGATCTTCAGGAAAACGCAGATAGGTCTTTTGCTTGGCTGTCTTCTGCTGTCGGGCGGCGCCGGTATAATGTATTTTCGGCATAACCGGAGCCGGTCAGCGCTTCTTGCGAGGATCGCTGAACAGAACCGGCAGCTGCATGCAACGAACCAGCAGCTTAATGCCACAGAGCAGCAGCTTCGGGCGTCCAATCAGCAATTGCTCGCAGGCGAACAGCAGATGAGGTCATCGAATCAGCAGCTGCTTGCCGGTGAGCAGCAGTTGAGAGCTGCAAACCAGCAGCTCATGGCAAGCGAACAGGCGCTGCGCGAAAGCGAGAGTCGCTACCGGTCGCTCTTTTCAGGCATGTCAGAGGGGGTGGCCCTGCACCGTCTTGTCTATGATGGACAGGGTGCTGTGGCAGATTACGAAATCCTTGCCGTGAACCCGCAGTATGAAACGATTCTCGGCATGCATGAGGAGCAGGTGAAAGGGAAATTGGCAACAGCAGCCTATGGGACCGATACTGCGCCTTATCTTGCTGAATTTTCGCGTGTTGCGGAAAGCGGCATCCCGTCACGGTTCGAGACCTATTTCCCGCCGATGAACAAGCATTTCGACATATCGGTTGCGCCCCTGGAGAAGAACGGTTTTGCCACGATCTTTACGGATATTACTGAGAGGAAGAGAGACGAGGAAAAGATCAGGATGAATGAGGCCCGCCTCGCCATCCTCTGGGAGTTGTCTCAATACAGGGCAGAGAATATGCAGAACCTTCTCGACTACGCACTTGAAAAGGCCATACAGCTCACCGGAAGTGCCATCGGGTATATCTATCATTATTCTGAACAGAAGAAAGAGTTTATCCTGAACAGCTGGTCCAAAGAGGTGATGAAGGAGTGCCTTATCACGCAGCCCGAAACGATATATCAGCTCGAAAAGACCGGTATCTGGGGCGAGGCGGTCAGACAGGGTAGGCCTATAATCCTGAATGATTTTCAGGCCCCGCATCCTCTGAAAAAAGGATATCCTGAGGGACATTCCCATCTTTCGAACTTTATGACCGTCCCGCTGTATAGCGGTAAGCGCATTATTGCCGTTGTCGGTCTTGCAAACAAGAAGACCGACTATGATGAAGGCGATGTTCTCCAGACAACGCTTCTCATGGACTCTGTCTGGAAGATCATCGACCGGCAACAGGCTGAGGATGAGATCGAGCAGTTGGAGACCCAGACGCAGAAGCTTGAATCGCTCGGCCTCCTTGCCGGCGGCATTGCCCATGACTTCAACAATCTGCTTACCGCTATCATGGGCAACATAAGTCTTGCAATGATGCATATGCCTGCTGCAGGCAGGGCAAAGGATATGCTGCATGAGGCGGAAAAAGCTTCCGAGCGCGCCCGGGATCTTACGCTGCAGCTGCTGACCTTTGCAAAAGGAGGGGCTCCGATCAAGGAGACGTCATCCATTGCCGGTATCATAAAAGACTCTGCCGGCTTTGCGCTCCGGGGGTCGAATATCGCCTTTGACCTTGTGGTCTCCGAAGGGCTCTGGCATGTGGATGTCGACGCCGGTCAGATGAGCCAGGTGTTTCACAACCTTGTTATCAACGCTTCCCACGCCATGCCTGACGGCGGTACGATCAGCGTATATTGTGAAAATCTCGATCTTCAGAACGCCTGCGACGTGCCGGTGCTTACGCCGGGCAGATATGTAAAGATATCCGTGAAGGATCAGGGCATCGGCATCTCAGGCGAGTATCTGACCAGGATCTTCGATCCCTATTTCACCACCAAGCAGAAGGGCAGCGGGCTTGGACTTGCAACGGTCTATTCGATCGTCAGGAAGCATGACGGCCATATCACGGTGGAATCAGAGCTCGGTACAGGCTCCACATTTCATATCTATCTTCCGGCCTCGGCAAAAGAAGCGGGGCAGAAGGTCGCGCCTGAGCCGGTCTTTGCACACGAAGGTTCAGGAAGGATCCTGATCATGGACGACGAGGAGACGGTGCGGAATATTGCAGGCGAGATCCTGAAGACCTTCGGTTATGAGGTCGAATTTGCCCGGGACGGTGCAGAAGCATTATTTGCCTATCGGCGCGCAGCTTCGGGAGGACAGCCCTTTGATCTTGTTATCATGGATCTTACGGTTCCGGGGGGTATGGGCGGCAGCGAATTAATGAAGAGACTTCTGGAGATTGACCCTCACGTCAAGGCAATTGTTTCCAGCGGGTATTCCAACGATCCGGTCATGGCAGAATATCAGAAATTTGGGTTCAAAGGTATTGTCGCCAAACCGTACACCGTGCTTTCGCTTGCCGAGACGGTCAAGAACGTGCTGCAGTCTTCCTGA
- a CDS encoding putative toxin-antitoxin system toxin component, PIN family: MKVVFDTNVFIPAFITPGSKAEEAYLLAIEGRVALFTSVAILTETAGKLRDKFLWDDEKITTAIKHISRSATVVRPKKKLQILADEPDNRILECAKEAAAHLIVTGDKHLLGLKEFEGIGITRIAGFLHAIPR, from the coding sequence CTGAAGGTGGTTTTTGATACCAATGTCTTTATTCCAGCTTTCATAACCCCGGGCAGTAAGGCAGAAGAGGCATATCTGCTTGCTATTGAGGGAAGAGTCGCGTTGTTCACATCTGTTGCCATCCTTACGGAAACTGCCGGAAAACTGAGGGATAAATTCCTGTGGGATGATGAAAAAATTACCACTGCCATAAAGCATATCAGCAGGAGCGCGACGGTTGTCCGGCCTAAGAAGAAACTTCAGATATTAGCGGATGAGCCAGACAACAGAATCCTTGAATGTGCAAAGGAAGCCGCGGCGCACCTTATCGTCACCGGCGACAAGCATCTACTTGGGTTAAAAGAATTCGAGGGAATCGGTATAACACGGATTGCAGGCTTTCTGCATGCAATACCCCGATAA
- a CDS encoding GNAT family N-acetyltransferase, protein MSIEHNDPILQKLQKDYPEKFASEAGIFSRIHPGDRIFIGTGCGEPQYLVQAMIRHIQSHPKAFVDTELLQIWNLGVHSYAEERYRDNFRFNSFFIGSTSRDSVNAGLADYTPIFLSAVPRLFNEKRVPIDVALIQTSLPDAHGYVSLGISVDIVKSAVDNAEIVIAQVNAAMPRVHGDTFVHIRDIDFLVPHDEPLLEFEAVVSDEIAGRIGKFVAQIVQDGDAIQVGYGSIPNAILEHLKDKKHIGVHTELFTDGIMELMKSGVIDNSLKDLNRDKTVAAFCMGKKETYEFIHDNPSIEFRPVSYTNNPLTIARNRNVTAINSALEIDLTGQATAESLGKYFFSGIGGQADFMRGAILSEGGKTILAIQSTAEADSISRIVPFLREGAGVTLTRGDLHYVVTEYGIAYLHGKNTRERAMDLIAIAHPKFRSGLIEEAKKLHLIYKDQAFIPGAAGVYPEKLEAHRTTKTGLVLLMRPVRMTDEQLLKDFFYDLSSDCMYHRFISTRNSMPHEQLQKFVVIDYTREMVILAIVEQDNRESIVGMAQYFIDEKTHTAEVAFVVRDDHQSRGIGSELLAYITLLAKRNGLHGFTAAVLMDNRPMLQLFEKMGFLVEQRAEAGVYELKMSFREG, encoded by the coding sequence ATGAGCATTGAACACAATGATCCCATACTGCAGAAACTGCAGAAGGACTATCCTGAAAAGTTCGCGTCTGAGGCCGGCATCTTCAGTCGCATCCATCCTGGTGACAGGATCTTTATCGGCACAGGCTGCGGAGAGCCCCAGTATCTTGTGCAGGCCATGATCAGACATATTCAGTCACACCCCAAGGCGTTTGTGGACACTGAGCTCCTTCAGATATGGAACCTTGGTGTGCACTCCTACGCTGAAGAGCGGTACAGGGACAATTTCAGGTTCAACTCGTTCTTTATCGGCAGCACTTCGCGGGATTCGGTGAATGCGGGACTTGCGGACTATACCCCCATATTCCTGTCTGCTGTCCCCCGTCTTTTCAATGAAAAACGTGTTCCTATCGACGTAGCCCTTATTCAGACCTCGCTGCCGGATGCCCACGGGTATGTGAGTCTGGGCATAAGCGTAGATATCGTAAAATCTGCCGTGGACAATGCCGAAATCGTTATTGCCCAGGTGAATGCCGCGATGCCGCGCGTACATGGCGATACCTTTGTACATATCAGGGACATTGATTTCCTGGTGCCGCATGATGAACCGCTGCTTGAGTTCGAGGCTGTCGTATCCGACGAGATAGCCGGCAGGATCGGAAAGTTTGTCGCGCAGATAGTTCAGGACGGCGACGCGATCCAGGTGGGGTACGGCAGTATCCCCAATGCGATCCTTGAGCATCTCAAGGACAAGAAGCATATCGGTGTCCATACCGAACTCTTCACGGACGGTATTATGGAGCTTATGAAAAGCGGGGTCATAGACAATTCCCTTAAGGACCTGAACAGGGATAAGACCGTTGCTGCTTTCTGCATGGGGAAAAAGGAGACCTATGAGTTCATCCACGACAATCCGAGCATTGAGTTCAGGCCGGTAAGCTATACCAACAATCCTCTCACGATCGCACGGAACAGAAATGTGACAGCCATTAACAGTGCACTCGAAATAGACCTTACCGGGCAGGCAACGGCCGAGTCCCTCGGCAAGTATTTCTTCAGCGGCATCGGAGGACAGGCTGATTTCATGAGAGGTGCGATACTCTCAGAGGGTGGCAAAACGATCCTTGCCATCCAGTCAACTGCCGAGGCTGACTCCATATCGAGGATCGTTCCGTTTCTCAGGGAGGGAGCGGGAGTTACCCTGACCCGGGGTGATCTGCATTATGTTGTTACCGAATACGGCATAGCCTATCTTCACGGCAAGAACACGAGGGAGCGTGCCATGGACCTCATAGCCATTGCCCATCCGAAATTCAGAAGCGGGCTGATCGAAGAGGCGAAGAAACTCCATCTTATCTATAAGGACCAGGCTTTCATCCCGGGCGCGGCCGGAGTATATCCTGAGAAGCTTGAGGCTCACAGGACAACAAAGACCGGTCTTGTCTTGCTGATGCGGCCGGTGCGGATGACCGATGAACAGCTCCTTAAGGATTTTTTCTATGATCTCTCATCCGACTGCATGTACCACCGCTTCATATCGACAAGAAATTCCATGCCGCATGAACAGCTCCAGAAGTTTGTGGTGATCGACTATACGCGGGAGATGGTCATTCTGGCCATAGTAGAGCAGGACAACAGGGAATCGATCGTTGGCATGGCGCAGTATTTCATTGATGAGAAGACCCATACCGCTGAGGTTGCCTTTGTTGTGCGCGATGACCATCAGAGCAGGGGCATCGGCTCAGAGCTCCTTGCCTACATCACGCTTCTGGCAAAACGGAACGGCCTCCATGGCTTTACTGCAGCAGTGCTGATGGACAACCGGCCGATGCTCCAGCTCTTTGAAAAGATGGGGTTTCTCGTTGAGCAGCGTGCCGAGGCCGGGGTCTATGAGCTGAAAATGTCCTTCAGGGAAGGATGA
- a CDS encoding chemotaxis protein CheD, with protein sequence MQPYIRNSERVREVLTGEVRTESAGTVLVVSAIGSCIAVIMHDPVVRVGGIAHVMLPGKCRRPDHADRFRYADDAVTELFGQMLRKGAHKEDLTVCLAGAGNVLQRPEDNICSMNIEAVTGVLSRLGLTVSAESLGGMQRRSVRLDIAAGTVLYSVGGGPFSVLFRSERLNT encoded by the coding sequence TTGCAGCCATATATAAGGAATAGTGAACGTGTCAGAGAGGTATTGACTGGTGAGGTCAGGACCGAGAGCGCCGGCACGGTATTGGTTGTCAGCGCGATCGGCTCCTGCATTGCGGTGATCATGCATGATCCGGTTGTCAGGGTCGGCGGCATTGCCCATGTGATGTTGCCGGGGAAGTGCAGGCGGCCAGACCATGCCGACCGATTCAGATATGCTGACGATGCGGTCACGGAACTTTTCGGTCAGATGCTGCGGAAGGGCGCTCATAAAGAAGATCTGACTGTCTGTCTTGCCGGCGCAGGCAATGTGCTTCAGCGACCTGAGGACAATATATGCAGTATGAATATCGAGGCAGTTACCGGGGTGCTCAGTCGCCTCGGACTGACTGTTTCAGCTGAATCCCTTGGGGGTATGCAGAGACGGTCTGTGAGGCTTGATATTGCCGCAGGCACTGTTCTATATTCAGTAGGTGGAGGACCGTTCAGCGTGCTCTTCAGGTCAGAGCGCCTGAACACCTGA
- a CDS encoding arsenate reductase ArsC encodes MIRVMFLCTGNSCRSQMAEGFARVLGKGLIDAHSAGLTPTDVHERAIAVMREVGIDISDQESKEIDTDFLLSMDVIITLCGNAEASCPMTPPHIKRIHWPIDDPAAADGTEAEIMAAFRRARDEIRVKIEELIAVQVN; translated from the coding sequence ATGATAAGAGTTATGTTTCTCTGTACCGGCAACTCCTGCCGGTCACAGATGGCAGAAGGATTCGCAAGGGTCCTCGGAAAAGGGCTCATCGATGCACACAGCGCCGGGCTGACGCCGACCGATGTACATGAACGGGCCATTGCCGTGATGCGTGAGGTCGGGATTGATATCTCAGATCAGGAGTCCAAAGAGATCGATACGGACTTTCTCCTCTCGATGGACGTGATCATCACCCTCTGCGGCAATGCAGAAGCCTCCTGCCCCATGACACCGCCTCATATTAAGCGCATCCACTGGCCTATCGACGACCCTGCGGCGGCTGACGGAACAGAAGCTGAGATCATGGCAGCGTTTCGAAGGGCAAGAGATGAGATCAGGGTGAAGATCGAAGAGCTCATAGCCGTTCAGGTGAATTAA
- a CDS encoding glycine--tRNA ligase subunit alpha — protein MHFQDLILTLHQFWAKKGCALLQPYDIEVGAGTFHPATFLKVLGPEPWKTAFVEPSRRPTDGRYGENPNRLQHYYQYQVIIKPSPEDCQGLYLESLEAIGVDPTKHDIRFVEDDWESPTLGAWGLGWEVWLDGMEVTQFTYFQQVGGIDLRPVSLEITYGLERIAMYLQGVDNVYQLKWNKDLLYGDIHHITEVEGSKYNFDHSNAELLARHFEDCEKESIRLNGLGLVIPSYEFCLKCSHLFNLLDARGAISVTERTKYIARVRNLAKLSAEAYSRQREEMGHPLLRNGK, from the coding sequence TTGCATTTCCAGGATCTCATACTCACACTTCATCAGTTCTGGGCAAAAAAGGGCTGTGCGCTGCTTCAGCCCTATGATATCGAGGTCGGCGCAGGGACCTTCCACCCGGCGACCTTTCTGAAGGTGCTCGGGCCTGAACCCTGGAAGACCGCCTTCGTGGAACCATCGCGCAGACCGACTGATGGAAGATACGGCGAGAACCCCAACAGGCTCCAGCACTATTACCAGTATCAGGTGATCATCAAGCCGTCACCGGAAGACTGCCAGGGACTTTACCTTGAAAGTCTTGAAGCAATCGGCGTTGATCCGACAAAGCACGACATCAGGTTCGTCGAGGATGACTGGGAATCTCCGACGCTCGGCGCCTGGGGCCTCGGCTGGGAAGTCTGGCTCGACGGCATGGAAGTGACGCAATTTACCTATTTTCAGCAGGTAGGCGGCATTGATCTCAGGCCCGTCTCGCTCGAGATCACCTATGGTCTTGAAAGAATAGCCATGTATCTCCAGGGCGTTGACAACGTCTATCAGCTCAAATGGAATAAAGACCTCCTGTACGGTGACATCCACCATATCACCGAGGTCGAAGGCTCCAAATATAATTTTGACCATTCCAATGCTGAACTGCTTGCGCGCCATTTTGAAGACTGCGAGAAGGAGTCGATCAGATTAAACGGCCTCGGCCTCGTGATCCCGTCCTATGAGTTCTGCCTCAAGTGTTCTCATCTTTTCAATCTTCTTGACGCACGCGGCGCCATCTCGGTGACCGAGCGGACGAAATACATAGCGCGGGTCCGAAATCTTGCAAAGCTCTCTGCAGAGGCGTACAGCCGCCAGAGAGAAGAGATGGGGCATCCGCTGCTGAGGAACGGGAAATGA